One genomic region from Nymphaea colorata isolate Beijing-Zhang1983 chromosome 12, ASM883128v2, whole genome shotgun sequence encodes:
- the LOC116265425 gene encoding WD repeat-containing protein RUP2, translating to MNEWPLANYSDSLVTNQRRLPKKRKTKPTRRKQAAAGRATQCPANFLLVARNDGLLLECEMSKFPLQEINQEEDGRRLEAAAPLHREEEEGEEEAPPVVRDEEEETEKARCEWDFSLSSSILPPSTSLCGTSDAIGVIEIDPSDTILATGGSARKIRIYTLRPLESRGFHDHASTYDYYICTPAKLSSLRWQPDSGGRVIGSGDYDGVVTEYDLEKRVPVFERDEHGGRRVWSIDYSARFPSVGASASDDGTVHLWDSRSGAGVAVVQPGSMSPVCSVEFDRSDGSTLMAVGSADRCVYVFDLRWPAPEPIAVLRGHRKAVSYVRFLGSGSIVSAGIDGCLKLWDVHAAKVVRTYEGHVNARNFVGLAVWREGGLLGCGSESNEVYVYDRRWKDPIWVRGFEPRPLLGQSGCGGRFVSSVCWRQQTSGECTLVAGGSNGVLQVFTGKKKETWFA from the coding sequence ATGAATGAATGGCCATTGGCCAATTACTCTGACAGCCTTGTCACCAACCAGAGGCGCCtcccaaagaaaaggaaaacaaaacccaCCAGAAGAAAGCAAGCTGCTGCAGGAAGAGCCACACAATGTCCGGCCAATTTTTTATTAGTGGCTCGCAACGACGGTCTTCTCCTTGAATGTGAAATGAGCAAATTTCCGCTTCAGGAGATCAACCAGGAAGAAGATGGAAGAAGGCTAGAAGCAGCAGCGCCGCTccatagagaagaagaagaaggagaagaagaagcgcCGCCAGTAGTGcgagatgaggaggaggagacggaGAAGGCAAGATGCGAATgggacttctctctctcttcctcaattCTGCCGCCGAGCACCTCCCTCTGTGGAACCTCAGACGCCATCGGCGTGATAGAAATCGACCCGTCCGACACCATCTTGGCCACCGGCGGCAGTGCCCGCAAAATCAGGATATACACCCTCAGGCCACTGGAGAGTCGCGGCTTCCACGACCACGCCAGTACCTACGACTACTACATTTGCACCCCTGCCAAGCTGAGCAGCCTGAGGTGGCAGCCGGACTCCGGCGGACGCGTCATCGGATCCGGCGACTACGACGGCGTCGTGACCGAATACGACCTCGAGAAGCGCGTCCCCGTGTTCGAACGGGACGAGCACGGCGGGCGGCGGGTGTGGAGCATCGATTACTCCGCCAGGTTCCCCTCCGTGGGCGCCTCCGCGTCGGACGACGGCACCGTGCACTTATGGGACTCGAGGTCCGGGGCGGGGGTGGCGGTCGTTCAGCCGGGGTCCATGAGCCCGGTGTGCTCCGTGGAGTTCGACCGCTCGGATGGCAGCACGCTTATGGCCGTCGGCTCGGCCGACCGCTGCGTCTACGTCTTCGACCTCCGGTGGCCGGCCCCAGAACCGATCGCGGTGCTGAGAGGCCACCGTAAGGCCGTGTCCTACGTGCGGTTCCTGGGTTCCGGCAGCATCGTGTCGGCGGGGATTGACGGGTGCCTGAAGCTGTGGGACGTGCATGCGGCAAAGGTGGTGCGCACGTACGAAGGGCACGTGAACGCCCGGAACTTCGTGGGGCTGGCCGTGTGGCGGGAGGGCGGGCTGCTCGGGTGCGGGTCGGAGAGCAACGAGGTGTACGTCTACGACCGAAGGTGGAAGGACCCGATCTGGGTTCGCGGCTTCGAGCCAAGGCCGCTGCTGGGTCAGTCTGGGTGCGGGGGTCGGTTCGTAAGCAGCGTGTGCTGGAGGCAGCAGACTAGTGGGGAGTGCACGCTGGTGGCCGGCGGATCTAACGGTGTGTTGCAGGTCTTTACAGGCAAAAAAAAGGAGACATGGTTTGCTTAG